The window GTGGTGGATGACATTCTTGATATTGTAGAGGCCCAGACCGGTTCCCTTACCGGGCGGCTTTGTGGTGAAAAACGGATCAAAGATGCGGTTCAGCAATTCCGGGGCAATGCCGCTGCCGGTGTCCGAGACACGGACCTGCGTACTCCCGCCTACGGTCGCCGTTTCCAGAGTTAAGATTCCTTGGTGTTCCATGGCCTGGACCGCGTTGGTAATAAGATTGACGAACACATGGAGGAGTTGATCAGGATTTCCCTTCGCGGTCACATCCGATTGGTAGTGCTTACGAATCTCGATGTCTTGGAGGGCGACGGCGTAGCGGGCGATCTTCAGGGCTTCGTCCAGTTTTGCATTCACACCGACCAACCCCTCGTGACGGAGAGAGGTGCGGCGGGAATAGGACGTCAGGTCTCGACAAATCGCCGTCGTTCGCTTGACGGCGTCGATAATGTCTCTTGCCTGAAGGTGCACCTCGTTCAGGTCTGTTTCCTCGGCGAGATTTTCCGCCAGGCCCAGAATGAGCTGGAGGGGATTATTGATATCGTGGGCGATGCCGGCAGCAAACGAGCCGATGCCCGCGAGTTTTTCCGCATGGAGCAACTCGGTCTGCAATGTCGATTCATATTGTACAAGTAACCACAGCAGCCGAGAGGTCTGTCCATTGACGATATCGGTTCCGGAAGGCACTTGATCTTCAAGCACAGACTCCATGGTGGGATCACCGGTCACATCCATCACGAGGTTCGGTTGTTGGTTTTTGATAAGGTCCGGTACCTGGTCATAGACGGCCACGTTGAGTTCTTGGGCTCGCCTGAGGCCTGGTGCCGTTGGATTCTTGTCGACAATACCGACGACTTCAATCGTGCCGATTTGATGAAGCACATCCAGGAGGGCTGTTCCCCCACGGCCCGCTCCGATGATGGCGACTCTCATCGGAGGCGGCGTGGGAGCCTGGGCGGCCGATTGAGGCTCGGTTCGTCGGTGGGAAATGGTCGGTGAGACGATCGTCATACGTGATCCCCCCGCTATCGTTCAGCTGATCAGAGATGGGCCAATTCACGCTGCTCCATGGCTCGTGCCACGGAAGCCTTCAGTTTGTCACCTTCGACCGGCTTCACCAGATAATCCACCACGCCCTGCCGGAGTAATGAGGTCGCCATGTCGGTATCTGGGAATCCGGTCAGAACAATCAGCGGAACACGAGGATAGTTCTGGCGGAAATAGGCAATCGCTTCGATCCCATTCACTTTGGGCATGCGGATGTCGCAGATGATGACATCAAGGAGCAGCCGGTTTTCGCCGGAGTTGATGACCTCAATGGCCTTTTCCCCATTTTCCGCTTCGAGAACATCGTACCCGCCTTTTTGGAGTGTCATGCGGACGACCTTACGAATGTCGGGCTCGTCATCGACGACCAGTACTCGCCCGTTGCAGCTCTCACCTCCCACGAAGAACCCGGATTTGAATTCACTCATGATGACCTCCTTGGTAAACGGCGGGGATTGGTTTTTGCCTCTGCGACCGATAATGGCAAGGTCGATGCCGTCATATGAGAAAAGTAAAGACGAATGATTTCAGGGCCTTGTTCATTTGGAATGATGAGGGACTCTCCACGGTTGGCTGATATGCACCACCAACATCGTGAAAACCACCAAGGGGAGAGCTCATTGCCTTTCATGGCCGGTTTGGGCTAGGGTGTTGAAAAACAGAGGAGTGGAGGCCGGTGATTACCCAAGATGTGTTGACCGACTATATTCGCAAATCCTTGCCCGATGCAGTGGTGACGGTGACGGATCGTACGGGAACGATGAATCATCTCAAGGTGGTAATCGTTTCGGAT is drawn from Nitrospira sp. and contains these coding sequences:
- a CDS encoding Gfo/Idh/MocA family oxidoreductase, which codes for MTIVSPTISHRRTEPQSAAQAPTPPPMRVAIIGAGRGGTALLDVLHQIGTIEVVGIVDKNPTAPGLRRAQELNVAVYDQVPDLIKNQQPNLVMDVTGDPTMESVLEDQVPSGTDIVNGQTSRLLWLLVQYESTLQTELLHAEKLAGIGSFAAGIAHDINNPLQLILGLAENLAEETDLNEVHLQARDIIDAVKRTTAICRDLTSYSRRTSLRHEGLVGVNAKLDEALKIARYAVALQDIEIRKHYQSDVTAKGNPDQLLHVFVNLITNAVQAMEHQGILTLETATVGGSTQVRVSDTGSGIAPELLNRIFDPFFTTKPPGKGTGLGLYNIKNVIHHMHGTITVESQVGRGSTFTLTFPGETSQSEGASS
- a CDS encoding response regulator, with the protein product MSEFKSGFFVGGESCNGRVLVVDDEPDIRKVVRMTLQKGGYDVLEAENGEKAIEVINSGENRLLLDVIICDIRMPKVNGIEAIAYFRQNYPRVPLIVLTGFPDTDMATSLLRQGVVDYLVKPVEGDKLKASVARAMEQRELAHL